The nucleotide sequence TGTGGACAACCGCGGGTTGTCCACAGATCGGCTCAGGGCGCAGGAGCCGAGGCCGCCATCGGCTTCGATCGACGCATGATCACTTTCGTCGAAGCACGTCGTTCCCGCTCACGCAGCTCCCTCCGCGCCGCCCTCGCCGGCGCGTCGCACGCGAGGCAGCAACGCTTGCGAGCCGCTCTCGACGAGCTCGTCTGCACGCCCTGCCGAGAGCCCACGACCCCCGGGCGTGAGCTCCTCGTCCTCGGGCGGGGCGGAGTCGTCGTGCGTGACGGCGACGAGGCGGTGAGCGTCAGCGACGCGCCTCTCATCGTGGAGGCTCGTCACGGCGTGGTCGTGCGGGGCCCGAGGCTGCTGGCCGAGGCGATGGCGCGTGCCTACCGTGAGCAGCTGGACGCCCGGTACGGGCTTCGAGATCGGCCGGCCGTGAGGTTCGAGAGCGTCCTCAGGCGAGGCGCGGCCTTCGGCGTGGACGCGAGTGGGGCGGGCGTGCGCGACGATCCGCTCCAGGCGGAGGTGTGGGTCGGCCCCGACGGCTCGGTTTGCGCGCGGGTGGCGACCGAGTCGCGCGGGCGCTGGGTGGGCATGGACCCGGTCCTGTGACTCTCGGGCGCGTCCGGAACGCGCTGGCGGGTGCGGTCTCAGCGACCGCCGAAGGCTGCTCCCAGGCGGATCGAACCGACGACCTCGCCTCCGCCGAGCACTCGTTCGAGGGTGTGGTCGACGACCCGCTGAGCGGCGTCGGCGTCGACGGCCCCGAGGTCGGTCAGCAGCCGGAGCGCGACGAGGGTGCCCGCGCGCAGGTTGCCGTCGAGCATCTTGAGCGCCACGGCCGTGCCGCCCGTCGTCCCGATGACCAGGACTCCCTCCGCGCCGAGCTTCGCGACGACGCCGAGCTCCTCGATCGTCACCGTGTTCGCGCGACCCGTGCCGTCGAGAGCCCAGGCGTCGGCGAGCACGGAACGGGTGAGGTGCGCCGCCGCCGACGACGGGTCGGCGGTCGCGGCCCCCGTGACCCGCGCGATGCCCGTCGCGAGGCCGCGGAGGGTCAGGGCGTAGACCGGGGCTCCGCAGCCGTCCACGCCCGCGTGATCCGGTCGCTCGCCGGCGAACTCCTCGATCGTGTCGCGGATCGCCGACTGCAGCGGGTGGTCGAGGGCGTCGTAGGTCTTCTTGTTCCAGCCGTTCCGCTCGCAGGCGAGCAGGAAGGCCGCGTGCTTGCCGCTGCAGTTCATGAACAGGCGCGTCTTCTCAGTCGCCGTACGCGCGGTCGCCCTGTCATAGGGCCAGTCGGGTGGGCAGAGCAGGTCTTCCGGGCCCGAGTTCGACCGGGCGAGCATGTCGCGGACCACCTGCTGGTGCGCCGGCGTGCCCGCATGACTCGCCATGGCCAGGACGGCCTGGGCCCCCTCGAGGTCGACTCCGGCCCTGAGCACCGCGAGTGCCTGCAGAGGCTTGAGGCAGGAGCGCGGATAGATCGTCGCCTCCGCGTCTCCCAGGGCGTCCAGCACGTCGCCCTGCGCGTTCACGACGACCGCGGCGCCGAGGTGGCGGCTCTCGGCGAGACCCGAGCGTTCGACGACGGCCAGCTCGACGGACCCGTCGGCGTCGAGGGGATGACGCGGTCGAGCTGCTGCGTTCGCGCTGGGAGTCGTGGGCGAGGAGGGGGCGTGGTGCAGGTCGTCCATGCTGGGGAGTGTAACGATGGGGTGTCGAGAGGAAGCCCTGATCAATGTTCGACCACCACTACGCCCTGCGCACCACCTGGACCGGAGACCGCGGCGTCGGCACGACCGACTACGACTCCTACGGGCGTGACCACGTGCTCACCGTCGACGGCAAGCACGAGATCCAGGGCTCCGCCGACAGGCCGTTCCGCGGCACGCTCGACCGGTGGAACCCGGAGGAGATGCTCCTCGGGGCGCTGTCGCAGTGCCACCTGCTGAGCTACCTCTGGCTGTGCTCGACGAACGGCGTCGTGGTGACGGCGTATGTCGACGACGCGATCGGCACCATGGTGCAGACGAAGGACGGCGGCGGGCACTTCACCGAGGTGACCCTGCGGCCACGCGTCACGGTCGCCGAGGCGAGCATGGTCGAGAAGGCTCAGGAGCTGCACCACCTCGCCTCCGAGAAGTGCTACATCGCCTCGTCGGTGAACTTCCCGGTGAAGCACGAGCCGACGGTCGCGGCTGCGGCGGACGCCGCGTGATTCGGCGTCGACTCCTCGGTCCGCTCGCCGTCATGCCCCTGGTGGCGCTGGCACTGGTCGGCTGCACCGGCGGCGGGGGAGGGACGAGCGCGACCGGCGGCGCGTCGACGCCGGCCGCGACCGGCGAGGCGCAGGGCTCCTGCACCGGGGCTCCGGCCAGCGGCACGGCCGCGACGTCCGTGAAGGTGCAGGGCACGCTGGGGACGGCGCCTGTGGTGAGCTTCGACAAGGGGCTCTCCGTCACGAAGACCGAGCGAACCACGGCGATCGAGGGCACGGGCGTCAAGGCGACGACGGGCACCCTCCTCGACGTCGCCTTCACGATCTACGACGCGACCTCCGGCAAGAAGATCTCGACGGCCGGCTACAGGGGCATGCCCTCGACGCAGTTCACGGTGAGCAAGAACCTCTACCTGCCGGGGCTCGTCGACGCCATGCAGTGCGCTCGCGTCGGGTCGCGCACCGTCACGGTCGCCGACGCCTCCGACATGTTCGGCTCGAACGGCTCGGAGTCGTTCGGTGTGTCTTCCGGCGACGACATCGTCATCGTCCTCGACCTCCTCGACACCGTGCCGTTGCGGGCCACGGGCACGCCGCAGACGCCGAAGGCGGGCTTCCCACGGGTGTCGCTGAGGTCGACCGGTCAGCCCAAGGTCACGATCCCGGCGTCCAAGGCGCCGTCGTCGTTCGAGCTCGAGGTGCTGAAGAAGGGCTCGGGCGAGAAGGTGTCGAGCACGGGGTCCGTGACGGTCCAGTACCAGGGCACCCTCTGGCGGACCGGCAAGGTCTTCGACCAGAGCTGGGGCTCCGGGCCGACGACGTTCTCGCTCGATCAGGTCGTCCCCGGGTTCAAGAAGGCGTTGGCCGGGCAGACGGTCGGCTCGCAGGTGGTGGCGATCCTGCCGCCCGCGGACGGCTACGGGACGGCCGGCAACGACACCGCGGGAATCAAGGGCACCGACACCCTGGTGTTCGTCATCGACATTCTGGCAACTTCATAGCCGCGCGAGCACACGCGTCACATCGTGCCGACTCCGTCGGGACGATGCGCCGTGTGCGATCGCGCGGGTGCTGAAGGCGGCCTCGTGAGCTGCCGGGCGTGCGGCGAGACCGCGCGCGTCTAGGCTCGATCCCATGCGTCGCATCATCGTCCTCGGCTCGACCGGCTCCATCGGCGTTCAGGCGCTCGACGTCATCGCCCGCAACCCGCACCTGTTCGAGGTCGTCGGGCTGTCCGCCGGCACGAACCGCGAGAAGCTCGCCGAGCAGGCGGCGGAGTTCGGCGTCGAGCACACGGCGCTGGGAGCCGACGAGTCCGTCAGTCTCGTCGAGACCGTCGCCGCGGACGTCGTGCTCAACGGCATCACCGGCTCGGTCGGCCTCGGCCCCACTCTCGCCGCCCTGCGCTCGGGCGCGACCCTGGCCCTCGCCAACAAGGAGAGCCTCATCGTCGGCGGCGACCTCGTGAAGGGCCTCGCGGCGCCCGGCCAGATCGTCCCGGTCGACTCCGAGCACTCCGCGCTGGCCCAAGCCCTGCGCTCGGGCACCCACGACGAGGTGCGCCGGCTCGTCCTCACGGCGTCGGGCGGCCCGTTCCGGGGTCGGACGCGCGAGAGCCTCCGTGACGTCAGCCCGAAGGCGGCCCTGGCGCATCCGACGTGGGACATGGGCCTCGTCGTCACGACCAACTCCGCCACGCTCGTCAACAAGGGTCTCGAGATCATCGAGGCGCACCTGCTCTTCGACATCGACTACGACCGGATCGACGTGGCCGTGCACCCGCAGTCGATCGTCCACTCGATGGTCGAGTTCACCGACGGGTCGACGCTCGCACAGGCCTCGCCGCCCGACATGCGGCTGCCGATCTCGCTGGGGCTCTCCTGGCCGGATCGCGTCCCCGGCGTCGGCGTCCCCCTCGACTGGACCACGGTCCAGACCTGGACCTTCGAACCCCTCGACGACTCGGCGTTCCCCGCGGTGGGCCTCGCGAAGGAGGTCGGGCGCGCTGGATCGACCTACCCCGCCGTGTTCAACGCGGCGAACGAGCAGGCGGTCCACGCGTTCCACGAGGGCCGCATCGGCTACCTCGATATCGTCGACACCGTCAAGGCGGTCGTCGACGCGCACGAGCCCGCCTCGGCCGACCTCGAGGGCGTTCTCGACGCCGAGCGCTGGGCGCGCACCCAGGCGGATCGGATCCTGAGCCGCGCGTAGCCGCCCACGCCACGCCGCGCCACGGCCCGTCGCGCCACGCCGCGCCACGGCCCGTCGCGCCACGCCGCGCCACGGCTCGCCGGGCCCGCCCACGCCCTGCCACGCCACACCCCGCCCCGGCCACGCGACGGGCAGACAGGGCGTTCCCTAAGCTGATGGCATGCTCACCTGGCTCGCCGCGAACTGGACCGAGGTGCTGGGGTTCGTCACGGGTGCTGCGTGCGTGCTGCTGGCGGCCCGGCGTCACATCGCGAACTTCCCCATCGGCATCGCGAACAACCTGGTGTTCATCTGGCTGTTCGTCGGCGCCGCGCTCTACGCCGACGCGGGTCTGCAGGTCGTGTACCTGGCGCTTGGCGTCGCGGGCTGGATCGACTGGGCCCGGCACCGCGACACCGCCGACGGCCTCGCGCTCGGCAGCACGCCCCGCCGCGCGATCGTCCCGCTCGCGCTGGCCACGATCGCCATGGCGGCCGCCCTCGTCTGGATCCTCACCGCCTTCACGAACTCCACGACGCAGATCGCCGACGCGACCACGACCGCGGTCAGCCTCACGGCCCAGTACATGCTGAACCGCCGCTGGATCGAGAACTGGTTCGTCTGGATCGCCGTCGACGTCGCCTACGTCGGCCTCTACCTCGTCAAGGGCCTGTGGATCACCGGCGGCCTCTACCTGCTCTTCATCGCGATGTGCGCGGCCGGCTACCGCGGCTGGGTGCACGCCCGGCGTCGGCAGCAGGGCGCAGGATCGGGAACCCCGCCGACCGAAGCTGCTCACCCCGCGACCGTCCCCACCTCCCTCCGTGGCTGACGCCCTCGCGACCGGCCGGGCGAAGCGCTTCGCGCGGGGGCTCGTCCTCGGCAAGTTCTACCCGCTGCACGCCGGTCACTCGAACCTGATCCGGGCGGGACTCGTGGCGTGCGAGGAGCTCGTGGTGGAGGTGCTCGGCTCGAGCGTGGAGTCGATCCCGCTGGAGACGCGGGTGGCGTGGCTGCGTGAGGAGCATCCGACGGCGACGGTGGTGTCCGCGATGGACGACGCGCCGATCGACTATGGCGATCCTGCGGTCTGGGAACTCCACATGCGGGTGATCGAGAGCCTGCTGCCGGGGCCGGTCGACGCGG is from Frondihabitans australicus and encodes:
- the pnuC gene encoding nicotinamide riboside transporter PnuC; the protein is MLTWLAANWTEVLGFVTGAACVLLAARRHIANFPIGIANNLVFIWLFVGAALYADAGLQVVYLALGVAGWIDWARHRDTADGLALGSTPRRAIVPLALATIAMAAALVWILTAFTNSTTQIADATTTAVSLTAQYMLNRRWIENWFVWIAVDVAYVGLYLVKGLWITGGLYLLFIAMCAAGYRGWVHARRRQQGAGSGTPPTEAAHPATVPTSLRG
- a CDS encoding OsmC family protein, which codes for MFDHHYALRTTWTGDRGVGTTDYDSYGRDHVLTVDGKHEIQGSADRPFRGTLDRWNPEEMLLGALSQCHLLSYLWLCSTNGVVVTAYVDDAIGTMVQTKDGGGHFTEVTLRPRVTVAEASMVEKAQELHHLASEKCYIASSVNFPVKHEPTVAAAADAA
- a CDS encoding FKBP-type peptidyl-prolyl cis-trans isomerase; the protein is MPLVALALVGCTGGGGGTSATGGASTPAATGEAQGSCTGAPASGTAATSVKVQGTLGTAPVVSFDKGLSVTKTERTTAIEGTGVKATTGTLLDVAFTIYDATSGKKISTAGYRGMPSTQFTVSKNLYLPGLVDAMQCARVGSRTVTVADASDMFGSNGSESFGVSSGDDIVIVLDLLDTVPLRATGTPQTPKAGFPRVSLRSTGQPKVTIPASKAPSSFELEVLKKGSGEKVSSTGSVTVQYQGTLWRTGKVFDQSWGSGPTTFSLDQVVPGFKKALAGQTVGSQVVAILPPADGYGTAGNDTAGIKGTDTLVFVIDILATS
- a CDS encoding 1-deoxy-D-xylulose-5-phosphate reductoisomerase, translating into MRRIIVLGSTGSIGVQALDVIARNPHLFEVVGLSAGTNREKLAEQAAEFGVEHTALGADESVSLVETVAADVVLNGITGSVGLGPTLAALRSGATLALANKESLIVGGDLVKGLAAPGQIVPVDSEHSALAQALRSGTHDEVRRLVLTASGGPFRGRTRESLRDVSPKAALAHPTWDMGLVVTTNSATLVNKGLEIIEAHLLFDIDYDRIDVAVHPQSIVHSMVEFTDGSTLAQASPPDMRLPISLGLSWPDRVPGVGVPLDWTTVQTWTFEPLDDSAFPAVGLAKEVGRAGSTYPAVFNAANEQAVHAFHEGRIGYLDIVDTVKAVVDAHEPASADLEGVLDAERWARTQADRILSRA
- a CDS encoding asparaginase, producing the protein MDDLHHAPSSPTTPSANAAARPRHPLDADGSVELAVVERSGLAESRHLGAAVVVNAQGDVLDALGDAEATIYPRSCLKPLQALAVLRAGVDLEGAQAVLAMASHAGTPAHQQVVRDMLARSNSGPEDLLCPPDWPYDRATARTATEKTRLFMNCSGKHAAFLLACERNGWNKKTYDALDHPLQSAIRDTIEEFAGERPDHAGVDGCGAPVYALTLRGLATGIARVTGAATADPSSAAAHLTRSVLADAWALDGTGRANTVTIEELGVVAKLGAEGVLVIGTTGGTAVALKMLDGNLRAGTLVALRLLTDLGAVDADAAQRVVDHTLERVLGGGEVVGSIRLGAAFGGR